A window of Primulina huaijiensis isolate GDHJ02 chromosome 9, ASM1229523v2, whole genome shotgun sequence contains these coding sequences:
- the LOC140984254 gene encoding putative MO25-like protein At5g47540, which yields MKSLFKSKPKTPADLVRQTRDLLVSLDLGGTESKRDEKMMEMSKLIRELKQVLYGNSESEPVAEACAQLTSEFFRENTLRLLIICLPKLNLEARKDVSQVVANLQRQQVQSRLIACDYLEKNLDLLDILLHGYENTDLALHYGSMLRECIRHQCVARYVLESEHMKNFFDFIQLPNFDIASDAAATFKELLTRHKSTVAEFLTKNYDRFFAEYNTKLLESSNYITRRQAIKLLGDILLDRSNSAVMTRYVCLRDNLRILMNLLREPSKSIQIEAFHVFKLFVANQNKPPDIVDILVTNRSKLLRLFADFKTEKEEEQFEADKALVVKEIATLDPR from the exons ATGAAGAGTTTATTTAAGTCGAAGCCAAAGACTCCCGCCGATTTGGTGCGACAGACGCGAGATTTGCTCGTCTCCCTCGATCTCGGTGGCACCGAGAGCAAGCGCGACGAGAAG ATGATGGAAATGAGCAAACTTATCCGGGAATTGAAGCAAGTCCTATATGGCAACAGTGAATCTGAGCCAGTGGCAGAAGCTTGTGCACAATTGACTAGTGAGTTTTTTAGGGAAAACACTTTGCGCCTGCTAATCATTTGTCTTCCCAAGCTGAACTTAGAG GCACGCAAAGATGTTTCTCAGGTTGTTGCTAACTTACAGAGACAACAAGTTCAGTCGAGGTTGATTGCATGTGATTATCTGGAAAAGAATTTAGATCTCTTGGATATATTGCTACATGG TTATGAGAATACTGATCTTGCTTTGCATTATGGCTCAATGTTGAGGGAGTGCATACGCCACCAATGTGTTGCAAG GTATGTTTTGGAATCTGAGCACATGAAgaatttttttgattttattcAACTGCCAAATTTTGATATTGCTTCAGATGCCGCTGCCACATTCAAG GAACTATTGACTAGGCACAAGTCAACAGTTGCTGAATTTCTTACTAAAAATTATGACCGG TTCTTTGCAGAGTATAATACTAAGCTGCTTGAATCTTCCAACTATATCACTAGAAGGCAAGCAATCAAG CTGCTGGGAGATATCTTGCTGGATCGTTCAAATTCTGCTGTCATGACTCGATATGTTTGTTTGCGGGACAACCTGAGGATCCTCATGAACCTTCTTAGA GAGCCAAGCAAGAGCATTCAGATTGAAGCGTTCCACGTTTTCAAG TTATTCGTAGCAAATCAGAACAAACCCCCAGATATTGTCGATATCCTTGTCACAAATAGAAGCAAGCTTCTACGCCTCTTTGCTGATTTTAAGACTGAGAAAG AGGAAGAACAGTTTGAGGCCGATAAAGCATTAGTGGTCAAAGAAATTGCCACACTCGATCCCCGATAA
- the LOC140984139 gene encoding E3 ubiquitin-protein ligase UPL5-like — MSSSLSKRKLDDYADNVFFFVNPTRMRKDQTILPSSSDSAHSSRTRSSPDDSTRLQFFVRMLSDRTLVLHAQCTDTIKTIHEKIQSITGLPIIEQRLIYRGKQLQWEQTLTECEVQKDASLNLVGRMRSTEHPQAWQLINDVVSLIFFLYKNNPPTPILSVPRPKTVKSMLLEFLTMTPQPDSDQAYGHLQIFTASSAPAALVMLYMSCHKPNRDAAEDAIRQFISSSKNVLPKHTYHQCVPIILDFCKLLSLAAGTDDPLYILCRGSLAAIVECIEIGENKGLIGLRDLFPFVSELAAKLLRDLSLSMESKSFVPSFSDVKDFAAIVVPVSNEITRHDGYCGPIKVPLCAELHNFPVCYAKEIALLHGIFVDLLRKMDKCLSNVEDRVNLVMKQDGEALFFGWRQYLAILKELNCISKVFFDGVEEFWEIMKHRKSALRCLIIKFAKRSDDHKWILERKEVTNFEARRHLAMMMLPDVKDEYEEMHEMLIDRMHLLSESFEYIANADAEFLHAGLFMEFKNEEATGPGVLREWFFLVCQAIFNPQNALFLACPNDRRRFFPNPASRMNPLHLKYFRFSGRVIALALMHKVQVGVVFDRVFFLLLAGYCISLEDIQDADPYLYSSCKKILEMDAEAVDHDALGLTFVHEIEELGSMKIVELCPGGKSLVVDSKNREHYVDSLIRHRFVVAISEQVANFAQGFADIMSCRQLQRSFFYCLEPEDLDRMLYGSETAISADDWKANTDYHGFKETDFQITWFWKIVDRMSAEQKKVLLFFWTSIKYLPIEGFSGLASRLYIYKTSESFDRLPSSHTCFYRLCFPAYPSMTMMRDRLHIITQDHVGCSFGTW; from the exons ATGTCGTCGTCTCTCTCTAAGCGCAAGCTTGACGATTATGCAGACAACGTCTTTTTCTTCGTAAACCCTACAAGGATGAGAAAGGACCAGACCATCCTTCCCTCGTCCTCCGATTCCGCCCACTCCTCCCGCACCCGATCATCCCCCGACGACTCCACCCGCCTCCAATTCTTTGTCCGTATGCTTTCCGACCGAACCCTTGTGCTCCATGCGCAGTGCACCGACACCATCAAAACGATTCATGAAAAAATCCAGTCGATCACCGGTTTGCCCATCATCGAACAACGACTAATTTACCGTGGCAAGCAGTTGCAGTGGGAACAGACTTTGACCGAATGCGAGGTGCAAAAAGATGCAAGTTTGAATTTGGTTGGCCGGATGCGGAGCACCGAGCACCCCCAGGCCTGGCAGCTAATCAACGATGTCGTTTCTTTGATTTTCTTTCTCTACAAGAACAATCCTCCGACACCCATTCTTTCGGTGCCTCGCCCAAAAACTGTGAAATCGATGCTCCTGGAATTCTTGACTATGACGCCGCAACCAGACTCCGACCAAGCCTATGGACACCTGCAGATTTTTACTGCATCCTCTGCTCCAGCTGCGCTTGTGATGCTCTATATGTCTTGTCATAAACCTAATAGGGACGCTGCGGAAGATGCCATCAGACAGTTTATTAGTTCCAGTAAGAATGTTTTGCCTAAGCATACATATCATCAATGCGTTCCCATAATTTTGGACTTCTGTAAGTTGTTGAGTTTGGCGGCTGGAACTGATGATCCCTTGTATATATTATGTCGAGGTAGTTTGGCAGCCATAGTGGAATGCATCGAAATCGGAGAAAACAAGGGATTGATTGGACTTCGTGACCTATTCCCTTTCGTTAGCGAGTTAGCGGCCAAGCTGTTGCGTGATTTGTCTTTGAGTATGGAATCGAAATCATTTGTGCCTTCTTTTAGTGATGTGAAGGATTTCGCAGCAATTGTGGTCCCTGTGAGCAATGAGATCACGAGGCATGATGGCTACTGTGGCCCGATTAAAGTTCCCTTGTGTGCGGAGCTCCATAATTTCCCAGTGTGTTACGCTAAGGAGATTGCTCTTTTGCATGGGATTTTTGTTGACTTGTTGAGGAAAATGGATAAGTGCTTGAGTAATGTTGAGGATCGTGTGAACTTGGTGATGAAACAGGACGGTGAGGCTCTTTTCTTTGGATGGCGCCAATACCTAGCTATTCTGAAGGAGCTTAATTGTATTTCAAAAGTTTTCTTTGACGGCGTAGAGGAGTTTTGGGAGATCATGAAGCATAGGAAGAGTGCCTTGCGTTGTCTTATCATTAAGTTTGCCAAGAGAAGTGACGATCATAAGTGGATTCTTGAGCGTAAGGAGGTAACCAATTTTGAGGCAAGGCGGCATTTAGCAATGATGATGCTTCCTGATGTGAAGGATGAATATGAGGAGATGCATGAGATGCTCATCGACCGAATGCATTTGTTGTCAGAATCATTTGAGTACATTGCAAATGCAGATGCAGAGTTTTTACATGCTGGTTTATTCATGGAGTTTAAGAATGAGGAGGCAACAGGTCCTGGTGTACTACGAGAGTGGTTTTTCTTGGTATGCCAAGCGATTTTCAACCCTCAAAATGCTCTTTTTTTGGCTTGCCCCAACGATCGTCGAAGGTTCTTTCCAAATCCAG CATCTAGGATGAATCCTTTGCACCTCAAATATTTTCGCTTCTCTGGCAGGGTAATTGCCTTGGCCTTGATGCACAAAGTACAAGTTGGCGTAGTGTTTGATCGCGTATTCTTTTTGCTATTGGCTGGATATTGTATTTCATTAGAAGATATTCAAGATGCAGATCCCTATTTGTATAGTAGCTGCAAGAAAATTTTGGAGATGGATGCTGAGGCTGTCGATCATGATGCTTTGGGTCTAACTTTTGTTCATGAAATCGAGGAACTGGGATCAATGAAGATTGTTGAGCTGTGCCCTGGTGGGAAAAGCTTGGTTGTGGATAGTAAAAACAGGGAGCATTATGTCGACTCTCTAATTCGACATCGCTTTGTTGTAGCTATTTCTGAACAGGTAGCAAATTTCGCTCAAGGTTTTGCTGATATAATGAGTTGTCGGCAGCTCCAGAGATCTTTCTTCTACTGCTTGGAACCGGAAGATCTTGACAGGATGCTGTATGGCAGTGAAACTGCAATTTCTGCAGATGATTGGAAAGCAAATACAGATTATCATGGCTTCAAAGAAACGGATTTTCAGATAACCTGGTTTTGGAAG ATTGTCGATCGTATGTCGGCAGAGCAGAAAAAGGTTCTCCTGTTCTTCTGGACCTCTATAAAGTATTTACCAATTGAAGGTTTCAGTGGTTTGGCTTCTCGACTTTACATCTATAAGACGTCTGAGTCGTTTGATAGGCTTCCTTCCTCGCACACATGCTTTTACCGGTTATGTTTTCCTGCTTACCCTTCAATGACCATGATGCGCGATCGTCTTCATATTATTACTCAAGACCATGTAGGTTGCAGCTTTGGAACTTGGTGA
- the LOC140984140 gene encoding uncharacterized protein has product MATGQVKSIPVPVSKSVPTEEAPAMKVTETEDVATAVGEPAAPEADPDKHVADEQAKEVPTEKSADETAVPVVAEPVSVKETHEEAVVVADEVPTEISGDETAVAVVTDLAAVLETHVEAVAEVVPTEKPAEETPVPLVVEPAAVEETQEEATVEPAAEAEPEAPAQADDSAATVEAVEEAVVPAEKTEE; this is encoded by the exons ATGGCTACAGGCCAG GTGAAGTCTATTCCGGTCCCAGTTTCAAAGTCCGTCCCAACGGAGGAAGCACCAGCAATGAAAGTAACAGAAACCGAAGATGTTGCAACAGCGGTGGGGGAACCAGCTGCTCCTGAAGCAGATCCTGATAAACACGTGGCAGATGAACAAGCCAAAGAAGTTCCAACAGAAAAGTCTGCAGATGAAACAGCTGTTCCAGTGGTGGCAGAGCCGGTTAGTGTTAAGGAGACTCACGAAGAAGCTGTGGTTGTGGCCGATGAAGTTCCAACCGAAATCTCCGGGGACGAAACAGCTGTCGCAGTGGTGACAGATCTGGCTGCCGTTTTGGAGACTCACGTAGAAGCTGTGGCCGAAGTTGTTCCGACCGAAAAGCCTGCGGAGGAAACCCCTGTTCCATTGGTGGTGGAGCCGGCTGCTGTTGAGGAGACTCAAGAAGAAGCCACCGTCGAGCCAGCTGCTGAGGCTGAGCCAGAGGCTCCAGCTCAGGCAGACGATTCAGCAGCCACGGTTGAAGCAGTGGAGGAAGCGGTTGTTCCAGCTGAGAAAACTGAAGAGTGA